Proteins found in one Paenibacillus borealis genomic segment:
- the metE gene encoding 5-methyltetrahydropteroyltriglutamate--homocysteine S-methyltransferase, whose protein sequence is MSKGIKTSSLGYPRIGKNREWKKTLEAYWAGKIDEQTFRSQMEEIQLQHLQTQQQAGIELIPVGDFTFYDHVLDTAAMFGIVPARYGYQGGDIPLDLYFSMARGNAGATACEMTKWFNTNYHYIVPEIGSLTPVLTENKPLAAYRFAKERAGIEGKPVIVGLYTFLKLSKGFPAAQISAVAARFLPVYVQLLQELQQEGVAWVQIDEPAIVTGLTAEEIALLKTIYGEIAASVPGLYVILQTYFEAAEPLEALLELPVQGLGLDFIHDGGKNLESIARLGWPKDKILGAGIIDGRNIWRSDIDAKLELVAGLQKYVPQEQLILQPASSLLHVPVTVEGEDKLKPAVKNALAFANEKLAELVLIAAAADGGTERYAAELAANREVLAVFRALPERGREDVAEQVRSLEKLPDNRSLPFAERVKVQQEKWRLPLLPTTTIGSFPQTAEVRQARLKWRKGVWTQERYDGFIKRQIAEAITLQEELGLDVLVHGEFERTDMVEFFGEKLAGYLFTGGGWVQSYGSRCVKPPVIYADVAFIQPMTVKESLYAQSLTKLPVKGMLTGPVTILNWSFVRDDLSREAVAGQIALALRHEVTALEEAGIEMIQVDEPAIREGLPLKAGDHEHYLNWAVKSFRIATNHVKDTTQVHTHMCYSEFNDMIGSISAMDADVISIETSRSHGELIVSFEEQEYDKGIGLGVYDIHSPRVPVVEEMTSAIERALRALDVQQFWINPDCGLKTRGWEETTAALRNMVKAAVLVREKSGAVSR, encoded by the coding sequence ATGAGCAAAGGGATAAAGACAAGCAGCCTCGGCTATCCGAGAATCGGCAAGAACCGCGAATGGAAAAAGACATTGGAAGCTTACTGGGCCGGGAAAATAGATGAGCAGACTTTCCGCTCGCAGATGGAAGAAATTCAGCTTCAGCATTTGCAGACCCAGCAGCAGGCCGGCATAGAGCTGATTCCGGTGGGCGACTTCACCTTCTATGATCATGTGCTGGATACAGCAGCGATGTTCGGAATTGTACCGGCGCGCTATGGTTATCAGGGCGGAGATATTCCGCTCGACCTGTATTTTTCCATGGCCCGCGGCAATGCGGGAGCTACGGCCTGCGAGATGACCAAATGGTTCAATACGAACTACCATTACATCGTTCCTGAGATTGGCAGCCTGACACCTGTCCTGACAGAGAATAAGCCGCTGGCTGCCTACCGCTTCGCCAAAGAACGGGCAGGCATAGAAGGCAAGCCTGTTATAGTAGGACTCTATACCTTCCTCAAGCTGTCCAAGGGATTCCCGGCTGCCCAAATATCCGCTGTCGCTGCCCGCTTCCTGCCGGTATACGTGCAGCTGCTGCAGGAGCTGCAGCAGGAAGGAGTGGCCTGGGTACAGATCGATGAGCCGGCAATTGTAACGGGCTTAACGGCAGAGGAGATCGCATTGCTTAAGACCATCTATGGAGAGATCGCCGCTTCAGTACCGGGACTTTATGTCATTCTGCAGACGTATTTCGAAGCAGCTGAGCCGCTGGAGGCATTGCTGGAATTGCCGGTGCAAGGCCTTGGACTGGATTTCATCCATGATGGGGGCAAGAACCTGGAGTCCATTGCCCGTCTGGGCTGGCCGAAGGATAAGATCTTGGGTGCCGGAATTATCGACGGACGCAATATCTGGCGTTCGGATATAGATGCCAAGCTGGAGCTGGTTGCCGGGCTGCAGAAATATGTGCCTCAAGAGCAGCTGATCCTCCAGCCCGCCTCGAGCCTGCTGCATGTGCCGGTTACAGTGGAAGGGGAAGACAAGCTGAAACCGGCGGTCAAGAACGCATTAGCCTTCGCCAATGAAAAGCTTGCGGAGCTGGTTCTTATTGCTGCAGCAGCAGACGGGGGGACTGAACGTTATGCAGCGGAGCTGGCCGCGAACCGTGAGGTGCTGGCTGTATTCCGTGCCCTTCCGGAACGCGGGCGTGAGGATGTAGCCGAGCAGGTACGCTCGTTGGAGAAGCTGCCGGACAACCGCAGTCTTCCTTTTGCAGAGCGGGTGAAGGTTCAGCAGGAGAAGTGGCGTCTGCCGCTGCTGCCGACAACCACCATCGGAAGCTTCCCGCAGACGGCTGAGGTCCGCCAGGCCCGGCTGAAGTGGCGCAAGGGGGTATGGACCCAGGAGCGTTATGACGGGTTCATCAAGCGTCAAATCGCTGAGGCCATCACCCTTCAGGAGGAGCTAGGGCTGGATGTGCTGGTACATGGTGAGTTCGAGCGGACGGATATGGTCGAATTCTTCGGAGAGAAGCTGGCCGGTTATCTCTTCACCGGGGGCGGCTGGGTTCAATCGTATGGCTCACGCTGCGTGAAGCCGCCCGTTATCTATGCCGATGTTGCTTTTATCCAGCCAATGACGGTCAAAGAAAGCTTGTATGCCCAGTCGCTGACGAAGCTCCCGGTCAAGGGGATGCTGACGGGGCCGGTCACGATCCTGAACTGGTCCTTTGTCCGCGATGATCTCAGCCGTGAAGCCGTCGCAGGGCAAATCGCACTTGCGCTGCGCCATGAGGTGACAGCCCTGGAAGAGGCGGGCATTGAGATGATCCAGGTCGATGAACCGGCCATCCGCGAAGGCTTGCCGCTGAAGGCGGGAGATCATGAGCATTACCTGAACTGGGCCGTGAAATCGTTCCGGATCGCGACGAACCATGTCAAGGATACGACCCAGGTGCATACGCATATGTGCTATAGCGAATTCAACGACATGATCGGTTCGATCTCGGCGATGGATGCCGATGTCATCTCGATTGAGACCTCCCGCAGCCACGGGGAGCTGATCGTCAGCTTCGAGGAGCAGGAATATGACAAGGGCATCGGACTCGGAGTGTATGATATCCACAGTCCGCGGGTTCCGGTTGTTGAGGAGATGACTTCAGCTATCGAGCGGGCGCTGCGCGCTCTGGATGTGCAGCAGTTCTGGATTAATCCGGACTGCGGATTGAAGACTCGCGGATGGGAAGAGACCACAGCCGCACTGCGTAATATGGTGAAGGCGGCGGTCCTTGTACGGGAGAAGAGCGGGGCAGTCAGCCGGTAA
- a CDS encoding undecaprenyl-diphosphate phosphatase, with translation MELLTIIKAVILGIVEGLTEFAPVSSTGHMIIVDDMWLKSQEFLGKYTANTFKVVIQLGSILAVVIIFRNRFIDLLGLKKFSRKELTVVPEGQPQAPAEGRLKLAQVIVGLIPAGIFGFLFEDYIDEHLFSTSTVLIGLVVGAVFMICADRFAPKTIKTESVDQITYRQALSVGLIQCVSLWPGFSRSGSTISGGVLLGMSHRAAADFTFIMAVPIMAGASLISLLKNWQYFTLDALPFFIAGFISAFLFALLSMRFFLKLINRIKLLPFAIYRIILAGVVYLVWF, from the coding sequence ATGGAGCTTCTGACTATTATCAAAGCAGTAATACTGGGAATTGTAGAAGGACTGACTGAATTTGCTCCGGTATCCTCAACAGGCCATATGATCATCGTGGATGATATGTGGCTTAAATCGCAGGAATTTCTGGGAAAATATACGGCGAACACGTTCAAGGTAGTTATCCAGCTCGGCTCCATCCTTGCTGTAGTGATCATTTTCCGTAACCGGTTCATCGATCTGCTCGGGCTGAAGAAATTCAGCCGCAAGGAACTGACGGTGGTGCCTGAGGGGCAGCCGCAGGCACCTGCCGAAGGCCGTCTGAAGTTAGCCCAGGTGATCGTAGGCCTGATTCCGGCCGGGATATTCGGTTTTCTGTTCGAGGATTACATTGATGAGCATCTGTTTTCCACTTCTACAGTGCTGATCGGACTGGTTGTTGGTGCTGTATTTATGATCTGTGCCGACCGGTTTGCACCCAAAACCATCAAAACAGAGAGTGTTGACCAGATTACATATAGGCAGGCGCTATCGGTCGGATTGATCCAGTGTGTCTCCCTCTGGCCGGGGTTCTCACGGTCCGGCTCGACGATTTCCGGCGGCGTGCTGCTGGGAATGAGCCACCGCGCGGCTGCCGATTTCACCTTCATCATGGCTGTGCCGATTATGGCCGGAGCGAGCCTGATTTCACTGCTGAAGAATTGGCAGTACTTCACGCTGGATGCCCTGCCGTTCTTCATCGCCGGCTTTATTAGCGCCTTCCTCTTCGCGCTTCTGTCCATGCGCTTCTTCCTGAAGCTGATTAACAGAATCAAGCTGCTGCCCTTCGCCATCTACCGGATTATTCTCGCCGGTGTGGTCTATCTGGTCTGGTTCTGA
- a CDS encoding DedA family protein, translated as MQTWITEFMEQFGYFGIFLMLALENVFPPIPSEVILPFGGFMTTTTDMTIPGVLVASTAGSLLGAVILYWIGRMLDVERLERIVDRWGGLLRISGKDIRKADAWFDKYGYWTVLFCRMIPLVRSLISIPAGMSGMKFGVFMLFTTIGTLGWNVLLVLLGAALGESWEDIAGIIGTYSSVVYAIIAAGLLLLGFLYYRKRLNTGKARG; from the coding sequence ATGCAAACATGGATTACGGAGTTTATGGAGCAGTTCGGATACTTTGGCATCTTTCTGATGCTGGCGCTGGAGAATGTTTTTCCGCCCATTCCCTCAGAGGTCATTCTCCCCTTCGGCGGATTCATGACCACTACGACTGACATGACGATTCCCGGTGTGCTGGTCGCATCGACCGCCGGCTCGCTGCTGGGTGCAGTGATCCTGTACTGGATCGGACGGATGCTGGATGTGGAGAGACTGGAGCGGATCGTAGACCGCTGGGGCGGCCTGCTGCGGATCAGCGGGAAGGATATCCGCAAGGCGGACGCCTGGTTTGACAAATACGGCTACTGGACCGTGCTCTTCTGCCGGATGATTCCGCTGGTACGCAGTCTGATCTCCATCCCCGCAGGGATGTCCGGTATGAAATTCGGCGTATTCATGCTGTTTACAACGATCGGAACGCTGGGCTGGAATGTGCTGCTGGTTCTGCTGGGGGCCGCACTGGGGGAATCCTGGGAAGATATTGCTGGTATTATCGGCACTTATTCCAGTGTCGTATACGCGATTATTGCCGCAGGACTATTGTTGCTCGGATTTCTGTACTACCGTAAAAGACTGAACACCGGCAAGGCACGGGGATAA
- a CDS encoding FtsX-like permease family protein has product MTFRQFAYRNVTRSKRKYAAYFVSSAFSVMIFFLCALFIFHPVISGDLILDTAAKTMMMAEGIIYVFCSLFVLVSVGSFLQSRKLEFGILLMHGMTKQQLNKMVFLENMLIGGSAIFTGTLLGMLLGKLFLMIGSAFLGIPPLEFYFSWQAPVLTIISFALLFVLISLCTFVFIGNESPRGMFQGGRRGDAERRVHRWQALLSALLLLGGYVLAVLTTATSVEVMMFPVVAITVVGTYLFYTQLSLYVVEQLRRFRRFYWQRMRIITFSGLSYRWKDNGRMFFMVTIVSAVSFTSVGVFASIHTLSRELKLDYPAAVGYVAKGGAGSSTARQDLDGIESELKQLGLAYDTLSIPVKYADVASQSGPDHTERLPLMAYSDYRLALQYAGFDSSEPPLEGNDGLVMIGSQRDRSLISERVRATYTLEQGTDIREIGYTQHVPVAEYLLPELDGRGGGDFSGLVVSDSLYNSIVPVQQDMYYGFYMEDFPQTLGIASSLADGGKVAYEHKANYAVVVSGTLFEIQRTLYSTMLFASLLVGTVFFIAAGSFLYFRLYMDLEHDRFQYSALSKMGFTDQEQDRSVTQQLALMFFVPVLLAILHSVFAFIALQRLFYLSIAAETGAVLAGYLAAQGIYFFFIRSRYLRNLKKNLL; this is encoded by the coding sequence ATGACCTTTCGGCAATTCGCCTATAGGAATGTAACCCGGAGCAAGCGCAAGTATGCCGCCTACTTCGTCAGCAGTGCTTTTTCGGTGATGATTTTCTTCCTGTGCGCGTTGTTTATCTTTCATCCGGTTATTTCAGGAGATCTGATTCTGGATACCGCAGCCAAGACAATGATGATGGCGGAAGGAATCATCTATGTATTCTGCTCTCTGTTCGTCCTGGTATCAGTGGGCTCCTTCCTGCAGTCCCGCAAGCTGGAGTTCGGGATCCTGCTGATGCATGGCATGACCAAGCAGCAGCTCAACAAGATGGTTTTCCTGGAAAATATGCTGATTGGCGGCTCGGCCATCTTCACCGGCACACTGCTCGGGATGCTGCTCGGCAAGCTGTTCCTGATGATCGGCTCCGCCTTTCTCGGCATCCCTCCGCTGGAGTTTTATTTCAGCTGGCAGGCACCTGTGCTGACCATTATCAGCTTTGCACTGCTGTTCGTGCTGATCTCGCTGTGTACCTTCGTCTTTATCGGCAATGAGTCGCCGCGGGGAATGTTCCAAGGGGGACGTAGAGGAGATGCAGAGCGGCGCGTTCACCGCTGGCAGGCGCTGCTCTCCGCCTTGCTGCTGCTTGGCGGTTATGTGCTGGCAGTGCTGACTACAGCCACCTCGGTTGAGGTGATGATGTTCCCGGTAGTGGCTATCACGGTTGTCGGCACTTACCTGTTCTATACACAGCTAAGCCTATACGTGGTGGAACAGCTGAGAAGATTCCGGCGCTTCTATTGGCAGCGGATGCGGATTATTACCTTCTCGGGCTTATCCTACCGCTGGAAGGATAACGGGCGGATGTTCTTCATGGTGACGATCGTCTCGGCGGTATCCTTCACTTCGGTGGGCGTTTTCGCTTCGATTCATACCCTGTCCCGTGAGCTGAAGCTGGATTATCCCGCAGCCGTAGGCTACGTCGCCAAAGGCGGAGCGGGCAGCTCCACGGCAAGGCAGGATTTGGACGGCATCGAGTCAGAGCTGAAGCAGTTGGGACTAGCGTATGATACCTTGTCGATCCCAGTGAAATATGCCGATGTGGCCTCACAGAGCGGACCGGACCATACCGAACGGCTGCCGCTCATGGCGTATAGTGACTACAGGCTGGCTCTGCAATATGCCGGATTCGATTCCTCTGAACCTCCGCTTGAGGGAAACGACGGTCTGGTGATGATCGGTTCCCAGCGGGACCGCAGCCTGATCAGTGAGCGTGTCAGAGCCACGTATACGCTGGAGCAGGGAACAGATATCCGGGAAATTGGCTACACACAGCATGTGCCCGTTGCCGAATATCTGTTGCCGGAGCTGGACGGGCGGGGCGGAGGGGATTTCAGCGGCCTGGTGGTCAGCGACAGTCTCTATAACTCCATAGTTCCGGTCCAGCAGGACATGTACTATGGCTTTTACATGGAGGATTTCCCCCAGACGTTAGGCATTGCTTCAAGTCTTGCGGACGGCGGCAAGGTCGCCTATGAGCATAAGGCAAATTATGCTGTAGTGGTCAGCGGAACACTGTTTGAGATTCAGCGGACGCTGTACAGTACGATGCTGTTTGCTTCCCTCCTGGTGGGGACCGTCTTCTTCATCGCGGCAGGAAGCTTTCTGTATTTCCGGCTGTACATGGATCTGGAGCATGACCGCTTCCAGTATTCTGCGTTGTCCAAAATGGGCTTCACCGATCAGGAGCAAGACCGCAGCGTCACCCAGCAGCTGGCCCTGATGTTCTTCGTTCCGGTGCTGCTGGCCATTCTGCACAGTGTCTTTGCTTTCATAGCCCTGCAGCGCCTGTTCTATCTGTCGATTGCAGCCGAGACAGGGGCGGTGCTGGCCGGTTATCTGGCAGCCCAGGGAATCTATTTCTTCTTCATCCGCAGCCGTTATTTACGCAATCTCAAGAAAAATCTGCTCTAA
- a CDS encoding ABC transporter ATP-binding protein: protein MPLLDVHNLSKIYEGKVSIHALNHIRFAVEKGEFVGIMGPSGSGKTTLLNVIATIDEPTSGQVMISGRDPNLLARKEKALFRRKELGFVFQHFNLLDTLTVEENVVLPLTLSGSSVAEMEKRLAEVASRLDIAELLHKRTYEISGGQMQRVAIARAMIHRPSLILADEPTGSLDSKASEEVMGLLAEVNEAEGATVLMVTHDAVAASFCHRVIFIKDGRFYSEMYRGSSRAAFFQNIIDMLSLLGGAGHDLSAIRL, encoded by the coding sequence TTGCCACTATTAGACGTACACAATTTATCCAAAATATATGAAGGCAAGGTATCGATTCACGCGCTGAACCATATCCGGTTCGCTGTGGAGAAGGGGGAATTCGTCGGAATTATGGGCCCGTCCGGCAGCGGCAAAACCACGCTGCTGAATGTCATCGCCACGATTGATGAACCCACCTCGGGCCAGGTGATGATCAGCGGCAGGGATCCGAATCTGCTGGCGCGCAAAGAGAAGGCGCTGTTCCGCCGCAAGGAGCTGGGATTTGTGTTCCAGCATTTCAATCTCCTCGACACACTTACGGTGGAAGAGAATGTAGTACTGCCGCTGACGTTAAGCGGGAGTTCCGTTGCGGAAATGGAGAAGCGGCTGGCTGAAGTAGCCTCCAGGCTGGATATTGCTGAGCTGCTGCACAAACGCACCTATGAAATCTCCGGCGGCCAGATGCAGCGGGTAGCGATTGCCCGGGCGATGATCCACCGCCCTTCACTGATTCTGGCGGATGAACCTACCGGCAGCCTGGATTCCAAGGCATCGGAAGAGGTGATGGGGCTGCTGGCTGAAGTGAATGAAGCCGAAGGAGCGACAGTGCTGATGGTTACGCATGACGCGGTGGCGGCCAGCTTTTGCCACCGGGTGATTTTTATCAAAGACGGACGTTTCTACAGTGAGATGTACCGGGGCAGCAGCAGAGCCGCATTCTTCCAGAATATTATCGACATGCTGTCACTGCTGGGGGGAGCGGGCCATGACCTTTCGGCAATTCGCCTATAG
- a CDS encoding NADH:flavin oxidoreductase/NADH oxidase, translating into MKDLFTPYELKSLKLKNRVVMPPMCQYSVTNKDGIATDWHYNHYVSRAVGGAGLIIIEMADVDPDGRITDYDLGLWSDEQIPALARIVEASHAYGAKVGIQVAHAGRKAEDAVLPVSSSAIPFDDKSTTPHALTTEEVKAMVGKFKLGVQRAVQAGFDVIELHGAHGYLIHQFHSPLTNQRTDEYGQDRTLFGREVIAAAKSVMPEDMPLIMRISAQEYVEGGYGITESLEISRAYKEAGADIFHISAGGEGPIAAAGRPGTHAAYQVPLARAIKQELNVPVIAVGRLDEAVLANAVIGNEEADLVAVGRGMLRNPYWTLEAGVVLGKDAGVPKQYEFGFPRAAK; encoded by the coding sequence ATGAAGGATCTGTTTACCCCCTATGAGCTTAAGAGCCTGAAGCTGAAGAACCGGGTAGTTATGCCGCCCATGTGCCAGTATTCGGTCACCAATAAAGATGGAATCGCTACAGACTGGCATTATAACCATTATGTGAGCCGTGCAGTCGGCGGTGCCGGACTGATTATTATAGAGATGGCTGATGTTGACCCGGATGGCCGTATCACCGACTATGATCTTGGACTCTGGTCTGATGAACAGATTCCTGCTCTGGCTCGTATCGTAGAGGCCAGCCACGCCTACGGTGCCAAAGTGGGGATTCAGGTCGCCCATGCCGGACGCAAGGCCGAGGATGCTGTGCTTCCTGTCTCCTCTTCCGCTATTCCTTTTGACGACAAGTCCACTACTCCGCATGCCTTGACTACGGAAGAAGTGAAAGCTATGGTGGGCAAATTCAAGCTTGGAGTGCAGCGGGCTGTCCAGGCCGGCTTCGATGTCATTGAGCTGCATGGTGCCCACGGCTATCTGATTCACCAGTTCCACTCGCCGCTGACCAACCAGAGAACGGATGAGTACGGACAGGACCGGACGCTGTTCGGCCGGGAAGTGATTGCTGCCGCGAAGAGTGTAATGCCTGAGGATATGCCGCTGATCATGCGCATTTCCGCGCAGGAATATGTTGAAGGCGGCTATGGCATCACCGAGAGCCTGGAAATCAGCAGAGCTTATAAGGAAGCCGGAGCTGATATCTTCCACATTAGCGCAGGCGGTGAAGGTCCGATTGCTGCCGCCGGCAGACCGGGCACACATGCAGCCTATCAGGTACCGCTGGCCAGAGCTATCAAGCAGGAGCTGAATGTACCGGTAATTGCCGTCGGCCGGCTGGATGAAGCGGTACTCGCCAATGCGGTCATCGGCAATGAAGAGGCTGATCTCGTAGCGGTTGGACGGGGCATGCTGAGAAACCCTTACTGGACGCTGGAAGCGGGTGTAGTGCTCGGCAAAGACGCGGGCGTTCCCAAGCAGTATGAGTTCGGTTTTCCCCGGGCCGCCAAATAA
- a CDS encoding MarR family winged helix-turn-helix transcriptional regulator produces the protein MKNTPANDLITSWLSLSHIQMNVAAALEAKLTENYQLSLKEFYVLLFLSEAPEKKLKLQQLESMVGLSQSAVSRLVSRFEAKGCGALERKVCDDDRRSIYTSLTDIGQNKVDRAQVTVKEVLQEAFPIADTQQLLEQLVQLKQQ, from the coding sequence ATGAAGAACACCCCTGCAAATGACCTGATAACCAGCTGGTTGTCACTCTCTCATATACAAATGAATGTTGCCGCTGCACTTGAAGCGAAGCTGACAGAGAACTATCAGTTATCGCTCAAGGAGTTCTACGTCCTGCTGTTTCTGTCCGAGGCACCTGAGAAGAAGCTGAAGCTGCAGCAGCTTGAGTCCATGGTCGGGCTGAGCCAGAGCGCTGTATCCCGGCTGGTCAGCCGGTTCGAAGCCAAAGGGTGCGGCGCGCTGGAGCGCAAGGTCTGTGACGATGACCGCAGAAGCATCTATACCTCTTTGACTGACATCGGTCAGAATAAGGTGGACCGTGCACAGGTGACCGTAAAAGAAGTGCTACAGGAGGCCTTTCCTATAGCCGATACGCAGCAGTTGCTGGAACAGCTTGTACAGCTGAAGCAGCAATAG
- a CDS encoding PQ-loop domain-containing transporter: protein MLFTVMQLIGGIILSVGWIPQILQIIKTRSVTDLSLKSYLLMLLGIALMEAYAVNLAAHGVGLAFLITNSLSMAVVTTVVLLIIRYRASSK, encoded by the coding sequence ATGTTATTCACGGTAATGCAGCTGATTGGCGGTATCATTCTCTCTGTAGGCTGGATTCCACAAATTCTGCAAATTATCAAGACCCGGTCTGTCACAGACCTTAGCTTGAAATCCTACCTGCTGATGCTTCTGGGCATTGCCTTGATGGAGGCCTATGCGGTTAATCTGGCCGCCCACGGGGTTGGGCTTGCTTTTCTGATCACCAATTCCCTGTCGATGGCGGTTGTGACCACGGTCGTCCTCCTGATTATCCGCTACCGGGCAAGCAGTAAATAG
- a CDS encoding sensor histidine kinase — translation MKLFMREQTPLIIVYLAQLMMITLVYRLDGGSGVTVSLYAALLSTILLLGYLAYRYLANRTFYERLMTVPASLEDSGGPAQNTPLAASLRMLLAQQFRLYQNDLHNYRHKLEEHIHFINQWVHGMKTPLSVIHLIIQDKDGSPFTAIGDELDRLKKGLETVLYTARLDTFEHDFYVERLDLGAVVRSVTSEQKRLFIRKRVFPVISVESGISITSDEKWLSFVLTQLITNALRYTVEEGKFVHFHGYLQEQGRAVLEVRDEGVGIPPGDLPRVFDPYFTGVNGRSFQESTGMGLYLVKQICGKLEHEVEITSEVGKGTTVRIVF, via the coding sequence ATGAAGCTGTTCATGCGGGAACAGACGCCTTTGATCATAGTCTATCTGGCTCAGCTTATGATGATCACGCTGGTCTACCGGCTGGACGGGGGCAGCGGAGTCACGGTGAGCCTGTATGCGGCGCTGCTCAGTACGATTCTGCTGCTGGGTTATCTTGCCTACCGCTATCTCGCAAACCGTACATTCTATGAGCGGCTTATGACGGTACCGGCGTCGCTGGAGGATTCCGGCGGGCCGGCGCAGAACACGCCGCTGGCCGCGAGTCTGCGCATGCTGCTGGCACAGCAGTTCCGGCTGTACCAGAACGACCTGCACAATTACCGCCATAAACTGGAGGAGCATATCCACTTCATCAACCAGTGGGTGCATGGCATGAAGACGCCGCTCTCAGTAATCCATCTGATTATTCAGGATAAGGACGGCTCTCCGTTCACAGCTATCGGCGATGAGCTGGACCGGCTGAAGAAAGGGCTGGAAACTGTACTTTACACCGCCCGGCTGGATACTTTCGAGCATGATTTCTACGTGGAGCGTCTGGACCTTGGTGCAGTGGTGCGGAGTGTAACGTCGGAGCAGAAGCGGCTGTTCATCCGCAAGCGGGTGTTTCCGGTTATTTCCGTGGAGAGCGGTATTTCAATTACCTCGGACGAGAAATGGCTGTCATTCGTACTGACCCAGCTGATAACCAATGCCCTGCGCTATACAGTGGAGGAGGGGAAGTTTGTGCATTTCCACGGGTATCTCCAGGAGCAGGGCAGGGCTGTGCTGGAGGTGCGCGATGAAGGCGTGGGCATCCCTCCGGGTGACCTGCCGCGGGTATTCGATCCTTATTTTACCGGCGTCAACGGGCGCAGCTTTCAGGAATCCACCGGCATGGGCCTGTATCTGGTGAAGCAGATCTGCGGCAAGCTGGAGCATGAGGTGGAGATAACCTCTGAGGTGGGCAAGGGGACGACAGTGCGGATTGTTTTTTGA
- a CDS encoding response regulator transcription factor, which translates to MFKIFIIEDDKGLVTLLQDYLHKFGYETRAVHDFEAVRTEFEAFAPQLVLLDVNLPKFDGYYWCRQIRSVSTCPILFISARDGKMDQVMALENGADDYITKPFDYEIAMAKIKSHLRRAYGSYAGGGTERSLTVSGLMLDVERLILTRGGDRIDLSHTEAKILDELMQKSGTIVTRDRLLEKIWDTEAFVDDNTLNVYVTRVRKKLAALGIMEGLQTVRGQGYRLTGNWEEG; encoded by the coding sequence ATGTTCAAAATATTTATTATTGAGGATGACAAGGGACTGGTAACCCTGCTCCAGGACTACTTACATAAGTTTGGATACGAAACACGGGCGGTGCATGATTTTGAAGCAGTACGGACCGAGTTCGAGGCGTTTGCCCCGCAGCTGGTGCTGCTGGATGTGAACCTGCCCAAATTCGACGGATATTATTGGTGCCGCCAGATCCGCTCGGTCTCGACTTGTCCCATTCTGTTCATCTCCGCACGCGACGGGAAGATGGATCAGGTCATGGCGCTGGAGAATGGAGCGGATGATTATATTACGAAACCTTTTGATTACGAGATTGCTATGGCCAAAATCAAAAGTCATCTGCGCCGCGCCTACGGCTCCTACGCCGGGGGCGGCACTGAACGCAGCCTCACAGTTTCGGGACTGATGCTGGATGTAGAACGCCTGATTCTCACGCGGGGTGGAGACAGAATCGATCTCAGCCATACCGAGGCCAAGATTCTCGATGAACTGATGCAGAAATCCGGTACCATTGTTACGCGGGACCGGCTGCTGGAGAAGATTTGGGATACCGAAGCTTTTGTGGATGACAATACGCTTAACGTCTATGTGACCCGGGTGCGCAAGAAGCTTGCTGCTCTGGGTATTATGGAGGGACTGCAGACGGTGCGCGGTCAAGGATACAGGCTCACCGGGAATTGGGAGGAGGGGTAA